The following nucleotide sequence is from Solanum dulcamara chromosome 7, daSolDulc1.2, whole genome shotgun sequence.
ATTACTGCAACTGGCGGCGATTGATCAAGAATTACCGGTGAAGGGAGATAATTGACTGGAGGTTGATCAGGAACCATCGGTGACGGCAGAAAGTTGATTGGTGGTTGATCAGGAATCAGTGGAGACGGCTGAAAACTGTTTGGTGGTTGATCGGGAATCACTGGTTGGTCATCTGCTGGCGGAAAAATAGGGACAAGTGGTGTAGCTGGTGGGGAATTTTGTTCCGGTGGTGGAAGAGTGAAAATTGGAGGTGGAGAAAATATAGGGACAATTGGTTCAGCTGGAGGAAAGTCTTGTTGTGGTGGAGAAAATATGGGCACAAGTGGAGTTTCCGGTGGAAAATCTGGTGGTTGAGGAGTTGGGAGGGGAAAATCGGGTACTAACGGCGGAGGAGAAAATAGCGGAAAATTGGGAGTGTTGTCTGGGTCAGGAGGGGACAACCAAGGGAAGACAGGTACCGCCGGTGGAGGTGGTGAAGCAACTAGTGGTGGTGGGAAGACAAAGAATGGAGGAGATTCTGGTGGTGGGAAGACAAAGAATGGTGGAGGTGGAGAAGGAACTATAGGTGGTGGTGGAGAAGATGGCGGCGGCGGTGATGGAACTAACGGAGGAGGTGGGAAGACCGGTGGTGGAGAAGGGACTACGGGTGGTGGTGATGGCGTTACGACCGGCGGAGGAGATGATACAACCGGTGGAGGTG
It contains:
- the LOC129893937 gene encoding leucine-rich repeat extensin-like protein 3, whose protein sequence is MKINLVILSLIVLLLISSTLLVEGRSRNNEEEKRRRQRRIVGRSRSSSGGRRSRGRSNCDPLFSYLFGSCGQWPFPRNSPNNPFMQPISPSPRPAPPFRPPIVPSPPPAVIPPPIIPSPPPLVPSPPIVTPSPPPVVSSPPPVVTPSPPPVVPSPPPVFPPPPLVPSPPPPSSPPPPIVPSPPPPFFVFPPPESPPFFVFPPPLVASPPPPAVPVFPWLSPPDPDNTPNFPLFSPPPLVPDFPLPTPQPPDFPPETPLVPIFSPPQQDFPPAEPIVPIFSPPPIFTLPPPEQNSPPATPLVPIFPPADDQPVIPDQPPNSFQPSPLIPDQPPINFLPSPMVPDQPPVNYLPSPVILDQSPPVAVIPPFELPPQPDSPPFT